GAAGAATAACCCAGGTAATGGTTTTTAATAGTTTCACGAGTATTCCTCCTACTAGAATAACCATTTACAAAGTTACATTTTCTTGTTTTCGCAATTCCACGCGCCTGATTTTCCCTGAAGTTGTTTTAGGAAGCTCATGAATGTATTGAATTTTTCTAGGATACTTGTACGGAGCAGTTAATTCTTTGACGTGATTTTGCAGCTCTTCCGTTAGACTTTCGTCCCCTTTATACCCATTTTGTAATACAATGTAGGCTTTCACAACACTGCCTCTTACCTCATCGGGGCTTGCTACTACGGCACACTCCTGAACAGCTTTATGTTTAACAAGAGCGTCCTCGACTTCAAATGGGCCGATCGTATATCCAGAGCTTATTATGATATCATCACTTCGCCCCTCAAACCAGAAGTAACCGTCCTCATCTTTCTTCGCCTGGTCTCCTGTCACATAATAATGACCGCGGTACGACATTTTCGTTCTCTCCGGGTCTTTATAATATTCCTTGAATAAAGCTGGTGTATCTAAGTGAACAGCAATATCTCCTACCTCGCCCGCATCTACTGGGATTCCCATTTCATCAATTATTTCTACTTGATTCCCAGGGGTAGGACGACCCATGGATCCCGGCTTAACCTCCATATCCTTCATAATCCCGACAAGCAGCGTATTTTCAGTCTGTCCATATCCATCTCTGACAGTTACATTAAAGTAATTCTGGAAGGTGTCAATCACTTCTCTGTTCAGCGGCTCGCCTGCAGACACAGCACTATGAAGAGCGGCAAGACGATATTCGTCCAGATTATCTACTTTGGCCATTAATCGATATTCTGTAGGAGTACAGCACAGCACGTTGACTTCATGTTTATCCATTAAGGACAAGTAAACCTTCGGGTCAAACTTCCCTTGATAAACTAATCCTCTTGCCCCTGTACCTAATACAGACAAAAAGGGACTCCAAATCCATTTCTGCCAGCCTGGTCCGGCGGTCGCCCACACCGTATCTTTATCTTCAATAGCCAGCCATTTATAAGCCGCCGTCTTTAAATGGGCAAACCCCCATCCATGTGTATGAACCACCCCTTTAGGATTGCCGGTCGTTCCAGAAGTATAGGAAAGAAAAGCCATATCCTGGCTTTTTGTCGGTGCCATGTCCATATGCGGATCCATATCGTTCATCAGAAGATCAAGGTCTATCCAGCCATCAGCTGAGCCTCCAACTGAAAAAGCTTTTATTGCTTTCATTTCTCTAATTCCTTCGAACTGGCTGACGAAAGGAAGATAGCTCACAACTGCATTGACTTCTCCATGGGAGATACGATATTGAAGGTCCTTGGTTCTAAGCATTTCAGAACTTGGGATCACTACGAGGCCAGCTTTTAAAGCGGCCAAATAAACCTGATACGCTTCAATTAATCTGGGAACCATGACAAGGATCTTATCCCCCTGGCTGAGACCACTTCCCAAGAAAGCGTTTCCAATTTTATTGGCATTCTCTATTAATTTTTTATATGTAATTTCCATTTCATGACCTTTATCATCCAGCCACAACAGCGCCTTTCGATCAGGTTCCGCGGCGTATTTCTCTACTTCCTTAACAATATTATACTGCTCTGGAGCAATAAGCTCTTCACGGTTCATTATTCACATCTCCTCCTTTTATCCTATCATCACTACATAGCAAACCTAGTATAACAAATTTTCAAAATTATTTAAATATAAAAGTTTCCTTAGGTCAATCAAATTGAGTTCAGTAAATTGACAGACTATTCAACCTGTACTATGATTAAAAAAAACGCACGGAGTGAAATGACATGGATCGACAACATACACGGAAAACCTGGCAGATGCTCCTCACTCTTTATTCTGTCCTTGCTCTTGCATGCTTAGGATTTATCTTACCTAACAACGAGTTGGCAGCTGGCTGCAGCCGTAATTTTGTCTCTATTGCTGCTGAACGGTTCTTATTTATTTACAAACGTTAAAAAATATAAACATGCTAAAATGGCGCTATTACACAAAAAGCCGTAAAAGCTTTTCAGCTTTTACGGCTTTTTTCTTTTCTGCAGATGAGAGATGGTTCGTCTCCAAGCATGTTAAGCAAGACGTTTAAAATTCTGTCCTAAAATTTCATTCATCGAATGAACAGTAATAAAGGCTCTCGCATCCACCGCAGACATATATTTTTTCAATCGGGTATAGTCTTTTCGATTTAAGATTGTCGTGATGACTTCCTTATCCTCTTCATTAAAGGCACCTTTTGCCTGATGAATAGTTGCCCCTCTTCCTAATTGATGGACAATAAATTCGCGGACGAGTCTGCTTTCCTGACTAATGATGACGATTTCTTTGTTATTGTCGAATTGCTGGAGGGTATAATCAATGACTAAACCATTCAGAATTACCCCAAAGAACGCATACATTCCGACAGCTGGACCGAAGAGTAACATGGAAGAAAAGGCAATAGCAATATCAGAAAACAGCACACCTTTTCCTACTTCCACAGAGAAATATTTATTTAATATCATCGCCAGGATGTCCGTTCCCCCAGTGGAAGCTCCTTGATGAAAAACTATAGCCATCCCTGACGCAGCAATCATTTGTCCGATGATCAGCTGGATCAAGAGATCGTCGCTTAGTGGCTGGTGCATAGGGAATAATGCTTCAAGTCCCCAAACCATAAAAGATAAAGCCAAACTTGCATATATCGTCTTTGCTCCAAATTGAAAGCCTAAAAAGATGATTCCGACAATAAATAAAATGATATTCAGGATTAACATGATTAATCCTAAAGACAAATCAGGAAACACCTTATTTAATACAATGGATAAACCACTGACTCCGCCCGTTGCTAAATCATTAGGAGAGAGAAAGAAGTGTACATTTATTGCTACACAAAGCGCACCTGCATTGATGAGTAAGAATGACCATAATTTTTTCAGCATCAGAAAGCCTCCTTTATATCCATACTTGCTTGCTTTTGGTTTACGAATCAAATAACGGTACAAACGGGATTATAGAGCCCAAAAATGGGTTTGTAAACAGGTTTGCCTGTAAAAAATACATTTCTTTTTTGGAAACGTTTCAAGGCAAAATATTCACAATTTTCATCCGTAGTTCGGCCCGATTTCTTTATCACTTTCTCAATTTTCCCTAAATTAAAAAACAGTCTAAACACTCCTATTTTGGGTAAAAAAAATGGTAGGCTGCATGAATTCAGCAGTCTACCGTTACTTCTTCTATGTTTTACTTTTACCCTTTCGAGTAAAAACCATTGTATAGTAAAGCATGATGCCAAGTAAAGCTCCAAACGTGTTTAATAACACATCATCCACATCCGTAGAACGATCCAGCAATTGGATGTAAGAAAATAAAAACTGTACAGACTCTATAAAACAAGTGGTAAGTATAGAAGCAGCCAAGGCTTCCCAAGCGTTCTTCACAATCCCAAGCCGTAACATAAAATAGGATAGCGGAATAAAAAGAAGCACATTCCCGACAATTTGCTTGACCATTAATGGAAGCCATACCGTCCGGTCAAAAGTCAGCTGAATGGTCGCAAATGGATGAAGATTAACCCCGTAAAGGCTCTCTTTTGGTTGGAACTGTCCATGAATAAAGCTGTCTGAGAAAAATGGAAGATAAGTACAGTAATTATGGAGGACCATAATATAAACTACCCATAATACAGCTAGTACTTGATCAAAAAAAGAGGGAAGGTTCTTCCCTCTCAAACACCACACGGCCAACAATCCGGCCAGAAAATAGTTTAGAATCGCTTCCGCCATTTGAAGAGAAATAAAGCCGGAGGCCTGCTGATATGCAAAAACCACCGACCATGCCAGAGGTACAACCCATAAATAAGTTCTCTTCCATTCATTCAAAGAACCTAATCCCCTTTTGTTTCAACATTTCATTGGACTCGAATCAATACTCACTATCATGTACTTTTGGCAGTACGACCGTAACTTCTGTACCTTTCCCTTTTTCGCTTTCAAAATAAATACTTCCGTTCAAATCCTCAACCATTTTCTTGGTCACCATTACACCAAGGCCGGTTCCCTTCTCTTTAGTGGTAAAGAAAGGCTCACCAATCTTAGCAAGTTCCTGTTCTGTTAACCCTTGGCCATTATCAATAACGGAAAGCGTTAGCTCATCCTCTAATTGCTTTCCATTGATCTGTACTTCTCCCCCTACTTCGACTGCCTCTAAAGCATTCTTAACGATATTTAAAAGAATCTGCTTTAACCGTTTAGGTTCTGTATAAATCGAATGTTCGTTAAAATGACAGCTGGAGAATAAGCGCACTTTTTTGGTGTCCGCTTCCCCTTGAAGCAGTCTTGTAACGTAATCAATCACCTGCTTCAGTTCCACTTCCTCTAACTGAATGGAAGACTTAGGCTTGGAAAGCATCATAAAGTCCTGAACAATTGATTCGATGCGGTTGACTTCATCCAGGATGATATCCTGATAATTGTCACGTAAAGCTGGATTAGCGGCTCCAATTTGCAGAAAGCCTTTAATAGCAGTCAACGGGTTTTTTATTTCATGGGCTATTCCTGCAGACATCTGAGTGATCGTTGAAAGCTGCTGGGATCTTTCACGAAGCTTAATCATTTCTTTAAATTCAGTAATATCTTCATGAATACCAACAACATAACATTTTTCATCACTTCTTAATGGAAATCCTTTCGTTCGAATCCATTTAATATCACCTGTTGGATGCTTGACACGATAGTCAAGCTGTACTCTTTCTTTTTTCATGGCATTAAACGATTCGTTAACGAGGGCTCTGTCTTCCTCATGAACTGCCTTATTGATAACCGTTTGAACACTTGGAACATTTCTTCTTGCCATCCCAAACATCTTCTTAAAAGAAGGGCTGAGATAATACACATTCTCAAGAGAACTGTCACAAATCCACATCACGTCTTTGATATTGTTGGCCAGCATATTAAAACGTTCTTCTGAATCTTTAAGGGCTTGAAGGTGCTGTTTGTCCTTGGTGATATCTTTGGCAAACACCGTAATTCCCTGTTCCATGGGATGAACGGTCATGTGAACGATACTCTTCGTCTCCCCTATAAATCCTTCAAACTCTACTGTAGTCTGAGTTTCCATCGCTCTTAAAATATGTTGAAAGAATAGGTAATATTCTGCAATCGAATGAACTTCCCACAGCTTTCTGCCGTAGTTCTCCTTGAATTTCACACCTGTAAGCTCTTCCATCTTAGGATTGGCGTATAGCACATCCCAATTGTAATTCAGCAAAGCAATTCCATGAGGAAACTTGTCCACTAAGTGGGTAATGCGGTGCTTAAACTGCGAATCCTTAGGGTTGGAAAGGTGAAGGGTCTGCATCCTTGCTGCAGAAGGGTGCTTGTAATCAAGTGGAACCTGCGACCCATAGTTTTCGTGAATCTCTTTTGCAGACGCTTGTTGGTGTTGGTCTGGCGAAATAGTCATAATAATCTGTCCGTTCGATAAGTGCACACCTTTAAATAACAATCGCTCTAAGCTGTTTCGAGTGGAGATATGAACGGACGATTCACGAGTTTGTTCAGTCATAAACTGGTGAAGCATTTTGTGAATTTCGGACTGGTCAAAAATCCGGAAAGCAGTGATCCATTCAGAGAATGACTTTTCCGTTTCGTCTAGTTGAAGAAGTTCTTGCATTTCCTGGTTCAGCATAACTAATTGCAGCCTTAGATCGACTAGACATGCCGGGGTCCCATTCAGGCTTAGAACATCCAAGATTTCTCCACTATGAACATGGTCAGAATACCTTTCTCTTATCACCAATATTAAGACCTCTTTCCTTTTACCGTTCAATATTTTCCAACACGGTATTTATTATAACGCATCCCGGGAAAATTTTGAATATTTTAAAATGAATTCAATGCCATAATTTCAAAAATTTCCATTCTCTTTCAATATACAAGCTTTACTTTCAAATTATGACTATCAATTAGGTGCACTTTACTCTATACTTCTCCAGAGAGTCAGGGAAGCGTAGCTTCGAAATGGCTCCCAGCCTTGACTGACGTCCGTTATCTCGGAAATCGTTGGTTTGCGATCGAGGTCGAAATAAAATTTGAGGGCATTTTGAATTCCAATATCTGCTTTTGGAAGCAGGTCTTCTCTCCCTGCTCCAAACATCAGCCAATTCTCAGCTGTCCAAGCGCCAACTCCTCTTATTTTCGTTAAAGATGTGATGATTTCTTCCGTCGTTTCTGCAGCTAATCTTTTTAAGTCCAGCTTCCCTTCCACTATTAATTGTGAGGTGTCAATTACATACTCAGCTTTTCTTTGACTGAATTGCAATTCTCTCAAAGCATCATAAGGAAGACCTGCCACTTTTTCAGGCTCTGGATAAAACCAGACTCCATTTTTTTCATAACCAAATTGTCTAACGAAACGTGTGCTGAGCGTATGAGCAAACTTCATATTTAGCTGCTGGTGGATAATGACCTTGACGAGGCAATCATACAAATGAAAATCTTTTACTATGGGGGTGCCTGGATGAGCATTAAATAACTGGGCGAGATTTGTATCCAGGAAGTGTTCGTGAACTTTTTCAAGGTCACGATCCCATTGAAAAAGCTCCCCTATATGTTCAATCAGCTGATCGCGATGTTCCATACTGTCACTTGAGACTTCAAAGCCAGGCTCAGAAGTTGTTCCCTTTCCCTGTACCTGTACAATATGACCTTCCCCATTTAATTTAACCGGTACATATACAATTCGCTTTTCCCGGTCCATCCTGGTAAGTGGGTCAAAGGCCCACCGTCGTAATGTATAGTCAAAATCATAGAAACTCTTGGCTTTAAACGATTCCTTCCACAAAAAACTAACCCCCTTGACAATAAACGACGCTTTACTTCATGAATACCCGACAATGTACACCTTTACTCATCATTTTCCTACAATAATTTTTTCCAGCTTTAAGTCATCCATTTATGTAATGCTAAGAAAACCGCCATGCTCTGGACATGACGGTTTTCATGATGTTATAAGGCCCATATCGGGTAAGGAAGCATCCTTTTTACCATTAAATCATTTAAGCTGCCGAAATGGTAGCCTCTTTTGCGTAATTCATTAATTAATTGCTCCAAGGCATCGGCGTTGTCCTTCGAAACAGTATGAAGGAGGATGACTGCTCCTGGATGAATCTGATCCAATACGCTGTTGTAGGCATATTTCCAGCCTTTTTGATTGTTTGTTTCCCAATCCTTAAAAGCAATCGACCAGAAAGCATGAGTATAGCCAAACTCTTTCGCCCATTTTAAAGTCTGGTCGTTAAATGTGCCGCGAGGCGGCCTGACAAATGTCATGACTTCCTGGTTCGTTAATTCTTTGACAGCTTGGTCGACTTTTTCCAGCTCTGTTTTCATCTTTCCTTTTGTGATTTTTGTAAAGTCTGGATGGGACCATGAATGGTTCCCGATTAAATGACCTTCATCAGCCATCCGTTTGAGCAAATCAGGGGCACTTTGGATATAATGTCCGGTTACAAAAAAAGTGGCAGGAACTTCCTCTTTCTTTAAAATATCTAATACTTTCCCTGTATATCCTTGCTCATAGCCATTATCAAACGTAAGATACACGACTTTATCTCCTGAACGATCAGCATAAAATCCATCGTATTTTTCTATCGTAGGACCGTATCTCCCTACATCAGGAATTGATCCATCTTTACTTTTCACATAACCGAATCCTTCTGCGTAGCTCGAGTTTGGCAGAAGGAAGGTGAAAATCAACATCATCGTCAGTAAATATTTCCACACAGTGACCACTCGCTTTTTTCCTAGTATGTGTGAACAGTCAAGAAATATTGGCAAAGTCCAGTGGGAATATTCACCACTTGTCCAGGTTATAGTATTAGTGCAGCTATCCATCCAAATAGAAATAACGGGATATTGTAATGAAGAAAAGTAGGAACACACGTATCCCATATGTGATTGTGTCTGCCGTCCGCATTTAAGCCGGATGTCGGCCCAAGTGTACTGTCAGAAGCAGGTGAGCCTGCGTCTCCTAAAGCACCGGCTGTACCAATTAAAGCAGCTGTAGCTAACGGGGAAAATCCTGCACTTGCACAAATAGGAACAAACAACGCAGCTACGATTGGGACCGTCGCAAATGAAGACCCAATACCCATGGTGACGACTAAACCAACTAGTAATAAGATAAAGGCAATCACAGCTTGGTTATTTCCCATATAATTGGAACTTGCTTCCACCAATGCTGAAACGGATTCAGTTTCGGTAAGGACATTCGCATACCCAGCCGCAACCAGCATAACAAAAGCAATAGTCCCCATCATGCCTATTCCTTCAGTCATCACGCGATCGCCTCGACGGTAAGGAACTACACGGAAAGCAAACAATACGATAAGACCGGCGAGTGCTGCAATCACTAAATTTTCCCAGATCGCTTGGATACCTAAAGTAACCAAAATCGCTCCGATAGTGTAAGCGTGTTTTTTTGTAAATCCTGCTTTTGAATTTGTCGCATCCGCAACGTCCTTAACGGGCTGAAAATCAGGTTGTAATTGCATCGGTTTTCGTTTTTTACGATAGGTAACAAATACAGCAATCAGCAATCCTATAATCATTCCAGAACCAGGGATCAATAATGACTTGGCAATCGTTGGAATAGTTACCTCTACTCCATTTGCAGCCATGGCTTCCTGAATGGTTTGGTGAAAAATTAAACCAAAGCCAACGGGAATCATAACGTAAGGAGCTTGAAGACCAAACGTAAGGGCTGAAGCTACCGCTCTGCGGTCAAGCTCCATTTGGTCAAATAACTTTAACAGCGGTGGAATAAGTAAAGGAATAAATGCAATGTGAACAGGTATTAAGTTCTGGGATAAGCAGGCTACTGCCGCAATAACCAATACCATTAAGGTTCTTTTATCTTTTAATACCCGAAGCAGATAATTGACAAGAATATTTGTAATTCCAGAATAACCAATGGAAACAGCAAATGCCCCTAGCAGAATATAACTCAAAGCTACACTTGCTTGATCTCCCATCCCATTTATTAACATATCCAGCGAATCCTTTAACGATTCACCATTCATTAATCCTGCAGTTAAACCTGCGGCTAAGATGGCAATAATTACGTTGACTCGTAAAAGACTAAAAATAGTGAGTACCAGGACAGATACAATCACTGCCGAAGCCATAATACAATCTCCTCTCCACGATCTACATTTCTTTTTATGCATTAGCGATTTACCATGATAAAGGAAGGAATACAAAAAATCAACCCTCCTGTCTTATGAGGAGGGTTGGAATAAATCATAGAGAGATATAAGTAAACATGGCGATAATAATAACAAGTGAACCGAAAAATATCCCTTTGATTAAACCTGATACTTTTCGGCCAGCCGCCTTAGCTACAAACGTCATGATTAAGGTAAGCATGAATAAAAATCCAAAAATTGGAGATAAGTAAAAAATCCATGCATTCATCTGATACTCTCCTCTCCCTAGACTCTAAGTAATCCATTAAAGAGGAGGCTGACAAATTCCTCCTTCGTCTGTACAATACTACTGAGGAAGGCTGATTTAATCATCCATTTGACGTTCTAATTCATCCAGCATAGCGATTAATCGATCAACATCTTCCACAGAAGCTTCTTCTGGGTCAAGGGCGTCCAATTTATTTACAAACTCTGATAAACGCGCTTTCAAATCCGAAAGTCTTTCTTGCTGTACCATAATTAACTCCTTTACTATTCAATATCCTCTCCCATCATAATACATGTATTAAAAGATTGTCCATCTCCCATGATGGACAGTGAACAAATCGGAGGAATTTACGTGGAATTAACCTGGCACGATACCGTCCAATTTTTAGAAGAAAGTAAAACCTTTAAAATTATTCTTGCTGCTGTCGTCATTTTTATAGCTGTCGTTTTGCTTCGAAAAGCGATTCATTCATTTTTTGAGAAAACAGATTTTATTGCAGAACGAACAGAAAAAACCCTGGAGTCCATGGTCAATTCGCTCCTCAGCTATGCAGCAGTGATTGGTTTTACCGTCATTGTTCTATCCATTTGGGGCATACACATTGGAAAAATATTAGCAGGGGCAGGGGTAATCGGAATCATTCTCGGTTTCGGAGCCCAAAGCCTGATTAAAGATGTGTTTGCAGGTCTGTTTCTTTTATATGAAAAACAACTTCACAAAGGGGACTTCATTACATTAAACAATACCTTTCACGGAACAGTAGAAGAAATTGGACTTCGCTTTCTCAAAATCCGGGAATGGAGCGGACGTTTACTGACCATCAGTAACGGGCAGATCGATACGATAGAGAACTATAATTTCAATCACATGAGGGTCATTGAAAAAGTAACGACCAATTTCAGGGAAGATCCGAGAAAAGCAATGAGCGTGCTGGAGGAAGCCTGTGCGAAAATGAACGAAGAGCTGGATGGGTATTTAAAAAAAGACCTAGCAGACAAGCCGATTGAACCTTTTCAAGTATATGGCGTGACTTCTTTGAATGATAATTATCAAGGATTTCAATATACTGTAACCGGCCTAGTGGAAGATCTTGTTTACTGGACAGCAGCGAAAGAAACGCGCCGTATCCTGGCTGAAGCAATGTATGATCATAACATTGCCATGCCTGAGCAGCGCGTTCATTATCAATCGTATTCAGATGAGAACCAGGATTTATCTTAGTTCAAAAGAAAAGCTGATATGATCTTGAATTGGAATCCATGCGCCAATTCCTTGACGGGTGACATTCTTTACAGTTAAATATTTTTTTGATCCCTTCAGCTTAATATACACATCCCCAAAGGTTACGTCTCCTTTTTCATTAACAGCGGGAGCATAAGCATGAAGAAGAGCGGTTTTGTTTACCGGAACTGCGTACGTATTCTTTTGCTTAGTTCCCCTTCCAATGACTGTATGAAAGGAGAGAGGAAGCTTCGTGTTCTTCTGAGCTTCTAGAAGAATCAGCTTTTTCATTTGTTCTCCATGACTTATCTTAGCTGTCAAACCACCTTTGATATGCTTTTCTTCCTTCTGATTGTAACTGATCTTTTCTGTTAAATTCCCACCGTGATTGTCCAACTGGTTGGTGTTGATTTCCTGGTATTCCCAATTGATATTTGTTTCCTTTGATTCATAAGCTAACGGCCATCTTCCAAGAAAAATTTCAGCTCTATAGCCAATTGCAAGGGAGATGGCTTTAGTGTCGTTTCATTCAGCATACCTATAAGCTGAGGGTTGGAGATGCGAATATCCGTCTCCTTCATAAGCTCCTTCGTTAATTCTTCCGCTTCCAGTATTTCCTGATCGTCGGTAGAATTAGGAAACGTGTTATCTTTAGAAATATTGAGAACGTGATTCGGTATGGAAGAGTCCTTTTGATTTTCTTTATCTTTCGCCGATATAGAATCGGTTGTCATAAGTGAAAGGAAACCAATAAGAACGAGTAATGACAGCCACTTTACTTTCATGTGCGTGGGGCCACCTTTCTTTTTTCTTATCTTGTGAAAGTTCGCCCTCCCCTATGCAACATTCTTTAAGAAAACGGTAGTTAAAAAACTGAACGGAGGCGTTCCAATTCCAATGGAATTTTCATCCGAAAGCAATTGTTACCGGTCCGCATGAGTAACAACTAAGATTAATCCAAAATGTCTTTCAATGATTTCCTCTCATGAAAAAAGAGCTCTTATCCAAAAGCTGGATAAGGCCCTTTCGTTTATCTGCTTAATTCAATACACTCAAGCGTTTCCTCAATTTCAATACTATTTGCCACCGACTGGACCATGGAGCAATTTTTACGTGAAATTTCCAAGTTTTTCAGCAGCTTATCAGGATTCAGATGATAGCCCTTGATCGCGAAGTGAAGCTTGATTTTCTCAATTCGGTTCGCTTCATCGGGATTTCGCTCTACATCTGCCGTTACTTTAATGTCTTCAAACTGAATCCGCTGTTTATCTAAGATCTTGCGGTACACCCCTATGCTGCATCCTGCGATCGAGGATACCATCAGCTGGAAAGGACGAAACCCATCATTTTCATCGCCTGATATGTTAAGCTGCCCATATTCAAATGAAGTCCGTACGCCATTTTCTTTTAAGTAAAAATCCATAGTTATCCTCTCCTTAGTATAAGATTATATAGGCCTATAGTTATATATTAACCGATTTCGGCTAAGAACTAACGCATTCAATAGGTAAGTCTTGCTTCGACTTCAATCCTTCGGTACGATGGGAAAGTATGATAACCGACAGGAGGTTTGCCATTTGGCCTCAATACGCCAGCGCTTTTGGACGCTCATAAGTCTCGTGACTATTTCCGGATTTTCACAAGGAATGCTGCTGCCTTTACTTGCCGTCATATT
This Halobacillus salinarum DNA region includes the following protein-coding sequences:
- a CDS encoding YitT family protein, whose product is MLKKLWSFLLINAGALCVAINVHFFLSPNDLATGGVSGLSIVLNKVFPDLSLGLIMLILNIILFIVGIIFLGFQFGAKTIYASLALSFMVWGLEALFPMHQPLSDDLLIQLIIGQMIAASGMAIVFHQGASTGGTDILAMILNKYFSVEVGKGVLFSDIAIAFSSMLLFGPAVGMYAFFGVILNGLVIDYTLQQFDNNKEIVIISQESRLVREFIVHQLGRGATIHQAKGAFNEEDKEVITTILNRKDYTRLKKYMSAVDARAFITVHSMNEILGQNFKRLA
- a CDS encoding SE1561 family protein: MVQQERLSDLKARLSEFVNKLDALDPEEASVEDVDRLIAMLDELERQMDD
- a CDS encoding OsmC family protein; this translates as MDFYLKENGVRTSFEYGQLNISGDENDGFRPFQLMVSSIAGCSIGVYRKILDKQRIQFEDIKVTADVERNPDEANRIEKIKLHFAIKGYHLNPDKLLKNLEISRKNCSMVQSVANSIEIEETLECIELSR
- a CDS encoding ATP-binding protein — its product is MIRERYSDHVHSGEILDVLSLNGTPACLVDLRLQLVMLNQEMQELLQLDETEKSFSEWITAFRIFDQSEIHKMLHQFMTEQTRESSVHISTRNSLERLLFKGVHLSNGQIIMTISPDQHQQASAKEIHENYGSQVPLDYKHPSAARMQTLHLSNPKDSQFKHRITHLVDKFPHGIALLNYNWDVLYANPKMEELTGVKFKENYGRKLWEVHSIAEYYLFFQHILRAMETQTTVEFEGFIGETKSIVHMTVHPMEQGITVFAKDITKDKQHLQALKDSEERFNMLANNIKDVMWICDSSLENVYYLSPSFKKMFGMARRNVPSVQTVINKAVHEEDRALVNESFNAMKKERVQLDYRVKHPTGDIKWIRTKGFPLRSDEKCYVVGIHEDITEFKEMIKLRERSQQLSTITQMSAGIAHEIKNPLTAIKGFLQIGAANPALRDNYQDIILDEVNRIESIVQDFMMLSKPKSSIQLEEVELKQVIDYVTRLLQGEADTKKVRLFSSCHFNEHSIYTEPKRLKQILLNIVKNALEAVEVGGEVQINGKQLEDELTLSVIDNGQGLTEQELAKIGEPFFTTKEKGTGLGVMVTKKMVEDLNGSIYFESEKGKGTEVTVVLPKVHDSEY
- a CDS encoding Na+/H+ antiporter family protein; this translates as MASAVIVSVLVLTIFSLLRVNVIIAILAAGLTAGLMNGESLKDSLDMLINGMGDQASVALSYILLGAFAVSIGYSGITNILVNYLLRVLKDKRTLMVLVIAAVACLSQNLIPVHIAFIPLLIPPLLKLFDQMELDRRAVASALTFGLQAPYVMIPVGFGLIFHQTIQEAMAANGVEVTIPTIAKSLLIPGSGMIIGLLIAVFVTYRKKRKPMQLQPDFQPVKDVADATNSKAGFTKKHAYTIGAILVTLGIQAIWENLVIAALAGLIVLFAFRVVPYRRGDRVMTEGIGMMGTIAFVMLVAAGYANVLTETESVSALVEASSNYMGNNQAVIAFILLLVGLVVTMGIGSSFATVPIVAALFVPICASAGFSPLATAALIGTAGALGDAGSPASDSTLGPTSGLNADGRHNHIWDTCVPTFLHYNIPLFLFGWIAALIL
- the mbcS gene encoding acyl-CoA synthetase MbcS — translated: MNREELIAPEQYNIVKEVEKYAAEPDRKALLWLDDKGHEMEITYKKLIENANKIGNAFLGSGLSQGDKILVMVPRLIEAYQVYLAALKAGLVVIPSSEMLRTKDLQYRISHGEVNAVVSYLPFVSQFEGIREMKAIKAFSVGGSADGWIDLDLLMNDMDPHMDMAPTKSQDMAFLSYTSGTTGNPKGVVHTHGWGFAHLKTAAYKWLAIEDKDTVWATAGPGWQKWIWSPFLSVLGTGARGLVYQGKFDPKVYLSLMDKHEVNVLCCTPTEYRLMAKVDNLDEYRLAALHSAVSAGEPLNREVIDTFQNYFNVTVRDGYGQTENTLLVGIMKDMEVKPGSMGRPTPGNQVEIIDEMGIPVDAGEVGDIAVHLDTPALFKEYYKDPERTKMSYRGHYYVTGDQAKKDEDGYFWFEGRSDDIIISSGYTIGPFEVEDALVKHKAVQECAVVASPDEVRGSVVKAYIVLQNGYKGDESLTEELQNHVKELTAPYKYPRKIQYIHELPKTTSGKIRRVELRKQENVTL
- a CDS encoding mechanosensitive ion channel family protein, yielding MMDSEQIGGIYVELTWHDTVQFLEESKTFKIILAAVVIFIAVVLLRKAIHSFFEKTDFIAERTEKTLESMVNSLLSYAAVIGFTVIVLSIWGIHIGKILAGAGVIGIILGFGAQSLIKDVFAGLFLLYEKQLHKGDFITLNNTFHGTVEEIGLRFLKIREWSGRLLTISNGQIDTIENYNFNHMRVIEKVTTNFREDPRKAMSVLEEACAKMNEELDGYLKKDLADKPIEPFQVYGVTSLNDNYQGFQYTVTGLVEDLVYWTAAKETRRILAEAMYDHNIAMPEQRVHYQSYSDENQDLS
- a CDS encoding VanZ family protein produces the protein MNEWKRTYLWVVPLAWSVVFAYQQASGFISLQMAEAILNYFLAGLLAVWCLRGKNLPSFFDQVLAVLWVVYIMVLHNYCTYLPFFSDSFIHGQFQPKESLYGVNLHPFATIQLTFDRTVWLPLMVKQIVGNVLLFIPLSYFMLRLGIVKNAWEALAASILTTCFIESVQFLFSYIQLLDRSTDVDDVLLNTFGALLGIMLYYTMVFTRKGKSKT
- a CDS encoding DNA-3-methyladenine glycosylase family protein; its protein translation is MWKESFKAKSFYDFDYTLRRWAFDPLTRMDREKRIVYVPVKLNGEGHIVQVQGKGTTSEPGFEVSSDSMEHRDQLIEHIGELFQWDRDLEKVHEHFLDTNLAQLFNAHPGTPIVKDFHLYDCLVKVIIHQQLNMKFAHTLSTRFVRQFGYEKNGVWFYPEPEKVAGLPYDALRELQFSQRKAEYVIDTSQLIVEGKLDLKRLAAETTEEIITSLTKIRGVGAWTAENWLMFGAGREDLLPKADIGIQNALKFYFDLDRKPTISEITDVSQGWEPFRSYASLTLWRSIE
- the pdaA gene encoding delta-lactam-biosynthetic de-N-acetylase, with protein sequence MMLIFTFLLPNSSYAEGFGYVKSKDGSIPDVGRYGPTIEKYDGFYADRSGDKVVYLTFDNGYEQGYTGKVLDILKKEEVPATFFVTGHYIQSAPDLLKRMADEGHLIGNHSWSHPDFTKITKGKMKTELEKVDQAVKELTNQEVMTFVRPPRGTFNDQTLKWAKEFGYTHAFWSIAFKDWETNNQKGWKYAYNSVLDQIHPGAVILLHTVSKDNADALEQLINELRKRGYHFGSLNDLMVKRMLPYPIWAL